In Quercus robur chromosome 11, dhQueRobu3.1, whole genome shotgun sequence, the sequence GCAGTGACAGGTGAAAATCAGACTAGAAGCCATCCTTCCAGTTTTTGAAAGAAGTGCTTACCTTTTATACCGTACCATTTCATGAGCTGATCATTGTGATTATTATTCTACATAGGTAAAGGTAGAAACATTGTAACATGGGATACAAAAACCTGGAAGAGGATAGGATCAAAGACTGTAGTACGTGACACAATTTTGGCCTTCATTGTTTCACGAGATGGAAAGCTACTTGCCTGgtaaaaaaacttgtttggctaGTTCAAGTTCTCGTGGAGATGAATTTTCACCTTCCtcgtgattttatttttcaagttcTGTATCCTTGATAGATGTGATTGTTCTTTTTATCACCAACAATCCTCCCATCTAGAGTTATCTACAGTATAGATGTATCTCACTATGGTCAACACTGAGAGAATAcaacttacttttttttaaagacatcCTGCAATAGTTTCTGAGACCGTTGGCTTAAGGAAAATGGTTTATATGTCAGGCCCTCAATCTGTTTGCCGTCTTGAAATGACTAAAACTTGCATTTTTGGTCCAATCCTTTGTGGGAAGGACCTCCTCTATTTCTGAAAAAatgaactttttgttttttttggtctgTAACGATACTTACGGTGTGGTGTATGTTTTAACTCTTACAATGCATTTTCTCGAGCACTTAACATTTCCTCCCTTTGATTGGTTGACATGCAGTGGGACAACTCAAggtgatgtttttattttaaattcagcCAGTAAGCAGTTTCAGACGGTTGTTAAGAAAGCACACCTTGGCTTTGTAACTGCACTTTCATTCTCGCATGACTCAAGGTTGTAACATACATATCTGCATTTTACTTCTTGATCACAATTATGCTGCAGCTCTTTCCTTCAATTAATTTGATAGAGAAGCATGTGAACTCTGAATACAGGGCTTTGGCATCTGTATCCCTGGACTCAAGTGCAAGGATGACACTAATTGAGGAAAAGAAGGACGCTGGTACACGCCTCACTTGATTATTTGATCcgattatttaataatttatccATTTCCCGCTGTTGAATTGGGGGTTTGTCTATCTTGTGTTGATTTCGgattctctctcaaatttttttttttttttcacaggaGCATGGAGCTAGTGGGCCATCTTGTTCGTCATTTTACTCGCCATTGTTGTGTATTTACTATTTTATGAAGAATCAAGTTAAGGTGGCAAAATCCGACTTAACACAATATGAAATTAGCAGGTTATGGGTTGAGATTTAATGGGTTCGTGTCATATTTAGGTTGACATGAATGATTCATTCTATAaactttttgtgtttgtgtccaACTCACGGAACTTGTTTGACTTGTCTAACTAAATGTCATTAACCAATATACCATTCAAAAtcctaggtatataaacttattttctttcttagttGCATTCTCCCAAGTCCTATGGCTGCCTCTCACTTGACCTCAATTTCACCTTATTTTCTTTGCCACCTAGCCACCGTCACCCTTCTGTCATGGGGGTCACGTTCACCATCGTCCTTTACTTCTCTCTGTCACTTGAAACCCTagtttttatcttcttttactttcttctttGAATTCTCTGCCATTGTCGTATCATTGTCATCGTCCTTTACTCTTACCTTTATCTATGTTTCTTAAATTGATTATTGTGATATGACATTAGCTAttgtagtttattttgtttcacatattgtgattgattatttatgatattAAGATATGCTTCagttttaaatgattttttgtgatgcagttactctgttagttttg encodes:
- the LOC126707620 gene encoding SEC12-like protein 2, whose product is MNQVLYIAAVTGKGRNIVTWDTKTWKRIGSKTVVRDTILAFIVSRDGKLLACGTTQGDVFILNSASKQFQTVVKKAHLGFVTALSFSHDSRALASVSLDSSARMTLIEEKKDAGTRLT